In one Flavobacteriales bacterium genomic region, the following are encoded:
- a CDS encoding DUF1295 domain-containing protein — translation MALIHSLETEGNWLFKYRGQVPALLFLVAVPAIYFTDLSYLSEQNLEIIKWFSIVVCVLGFFVRGYTIGSVARNTSGRNRTKQVAEVLNTKGIYSVVRHPLYLGNYLIWIGIVIYISNIYFFLVVSLMYWIYYERIMFAEERFLEGKFGDDYLNWSKGVPAFIPKFSLWEGKGNGVSWKATLRREYSGFLSTVFGFLFVDFLRDSFLQNKLVITEKSIMIFSITLVITLALRTLKRNTSLLKD, via the coding sequence ATACATTCTTTGGAAACTGAAGGCAATTGGTTATTCAAATATAGAGGGCAAGTACCTGCACTATTATTCTTGGTAGCAGTGCCTGCGATTTATTTCACAGACTTATCTTATTTAAGCGAACAGAATCTGGAAATTATAAAGTGGTTTTCTATTGTGGTATGTGTGCTTGGTTTTTTTGTAAGAGGCTATACAATAGGAAGTGTAGCTCGTAATACATCAGGAAGAAATAGGACTAAACAAGTTGCAGAAGTACTTAACACGAAAGGAATATACTCAGTGGTTCGGCACCCATTGTATTTAGGTAATTATTTGATTTGGATCGGAATAGTCATTTATATCAGTAATATTTATTTTTTCCTTGTAGTTAGTTTGATGTATTGGATTTATTACGAGAGAATTATGTTTGCTGAAGAACGTTTTTTGGAAGGGAAGTTTGGGGACGATTATTTAAATTGGTCGAAGGGTGTACCTGCATTTATTCCAAAGTTTAGTCTGTGGGAAGGGAAAGGGAATGGTGTTTCCTGGAAAGCCACTCTCAGAAGGGAGTATTCAGGTTTTTTATCAACCGTTTTTGGCTTTTTATTCGTTGACTTTTTAAGAGATTCCTTTCTTCAAAATAAATTAGTTATAACGGAGAAATCAATAATGATTTTTAGTATAACCTTGGTTATTACTTTGGCATTAAGGACGCTGAAAAGAAATACATCTCTTCTGAAAGATTAG
- a CDS encoding helix-turn-helix domain-containing protein codes for MPKNVSTMEQESEFITLWESNNYSFSALCNEFNISRTAGYNIINKYKEFGPSGIADNSRAPFRQPNKTPAEIK; via the coding sequence ATGCCGAAAAACGTATCAACTATGGAACAAGAAAGTGAATTTATCACATTATGGGAATCCAATAATTATTCCTTTTCAGCTCTTTGCAATGAGTTTAACATTTCAAGAACTGCTGGATATAATATTATAAACAAGTATAAAGAATTTGGCCCCTCTGGTATTGCAGATAACTCCAGAGCTCCTTTCAGGCAACCCAACAAAACTCCTGCTGAGATAAAATAA